The genomic DNA tcacaataTTATGTCATTCAACCCCAAATATTATtacataattataattttataattaCATGAAAGCTAGACATGGTTTTGACTCTACATCTATTAATGCTacctttatttcaaaataagagcacaCTGGTCTTTCAAAATAACTTAATcctagattaaaaaaataaaataaaatcaattaaactACTGACGTCAAAAAACAAGTTATCTGTTAGAATAAACAAGATAATGTACGCTTTCTGACATCACGTTAGTCTGGATTAGTTGAACCACACTTGCCAAACATTGCTCTGATGAGTAGATATAgtaattaataattttaatttaatgctaGTCACTGAATTAAAACCCTAAAAAGATTCtcaagcaaatgaaaaaaataaaaccagtagTGGGGCAGCAGACAATCAGACACCAGCCTGCTTTAAGGCCCAATATTATACAGTACGTCAccgaaaaactaaataaaacaatattttaaacattattccAAGTTTTCATATATAAAACAAGCTTTTTGCATTCAAACACTGGTTCATTAGGAATGTGGATATGCAGAAAGCTCGCCAAAATACAGTcaactctggaaaaaaaacagtacaacCTCATagtgttaataaaaaataaaaaactcaagGGCCTCTTAAAGTTAATTTTATACTTGACGATGATGAGAAAATTGTTCGAGTGGTTCTGTGTTTCTTCTAAATGTGTTACAGCTGGATATCGGTTCAAAGTATTAAACACAGCTTGAActttccctgctgtgggactaataaaggattatcctgttttatcttatcttaaatatgaTTATGTTGTGATATTAACAAGTCCACCATAGTTGTATAGAGGCAAAGGTCCTCCTCTGCGGGTGTCCTCCATTGCaccttattttggaaaaaatatgtacagaAGTCAACGGTGAGAGACAAATATCGTCTTTTGATCCcgccatgaattacacatttaaaagataattttgcaagtCATATAAATGTCGTagtttgttgtttctttacagTCTAACACTTCGCCAGTTTTCCACCAAAATGATACTTTCTTGATGtgcaaaattgttttttaacttgacaaacatcatatgtgttaTTTATCGCACAGTTCAAACAGGATCATAAAATTCTTTGTCTCTTGCCATTGTCTActatacatatttttcctgGAATAAGGTCCCAATGTGGTCCATCGTGAGGAGATGGGACCTCAACTCTCTattggaggaaaaaaactgtaaaaaacaagagaaggaaaaaagcaaaagataaaaccccaaaattagtcaaacagaaacaaaaacacatcactaATATACAAGTTTATACTCgctgttgttttttcagacaAACCAGAAACTGTGGTTACTAAAAGAGTGACAATTGGTGAATGTAATGAAAGAGCAGAATAACCATAAAGGCTAAAACAAGCTGCCATTTATCACATTAACTCTCTGAGCTTCTTTTAGTaccgttttttattttttatttgtttgatcaATAAAGTGTTACTGAAGAACAATATGTTCTCTTTGCTAGCAAGTTTGCTAACTGACAAGAAGTTCACACAGTTAATTTAAGAGACATTTCAGTCGTTTGATTCTAGTttgtgatgcattaatgtgttcatcactttattgttgcagctggtaataGAGAAACTTATTtcaattactttatatactgcttgATATCTTAACCTATGATACATTATAATGTAGAAGTTGATTACATTCTGTGTTATTAATCTCAATCTGCAAGCTCGCTaaatttatcaaataaatgtagtgtagTAGAAGCATAAAGtatctgtaaattaaaataCCTAAGTAATCTATAAGTACTTAAACATCGTATTTAAGAACAGTACTTTGACTCTCGACTCTCTCCATTCTGCTGAAGGTCTGCACCGTCTAGATAACTTTCTATGGGTCAAAGGTGCAAATTTGCATCCCAAAGTTGAACTTTACATGAAGCTTTGTGCAGATTTATTTTGCTCCTATGAAAGAATAAATTGATCGCTGTGATTTTCTgttataaacaataaatactgGTGTCACCAGGTGTTTAAATTGCACAAGAAGCTCAGCATGATATTCAGGAGATTAGTGCGTGAGGGATGTTCCCATGAAACTCAAAACACAGGCAATGAGCTGACTTTTCACTAAAGCAGGAGTACCGTCGCTGTgcgtgaaatgtttttttttcctcccttttttgaTGACTCCACTACCCAGCGAACACCTGGGGCGTGAGTGGCGGCGGCAGGTTCTCGTTGTCCGCGTCGTTGTCGTCGTCGATGGCAGAAACGGTGCGGGACAGAACCTCCAGAGGGTATTTCTCCAGGATGCCGTGCACCTCCCGCTGCACGCTTTCAGGCCAGGAGAGGAGGTCGGCCTGCAGGCTCTGAGCCGCCTCCATCAGCGTCTCCTGCCGGCTGCTGAGGCCAGACAGCGCCTCCAGGTTGTTGTTGAGCTGAGCCAGGACGGGGTTGATGGGGGCCGGTGGCGGTTCTGTGCGGTTCCAGTCGCCCTCTGAGCTGTTGCCTCGCGGCGAGGCTTGGCCCGACATGTAGCGCTCAAACTCCTCCGGGGAAAGGTTGAGGGACTGAGCGTCCAACTTCTCGATGAAGGCCGTGGCACAGcactaaaagacaaaatacacaGGAGACATGGCAGCTGGGAATCTTGACTGCAAGTTCACTTCAACCTGAGTCATCTGGAGCCAGATGGCCTCAATATttagagttagatgagaagatctgATATCATATCTATTCTTTAAAATGAGGCTTAAGCCTGTGGCAAATACCTTAGTTTAGCATAAGACTGCGATTTAGGGGGGAATAGCTAGTCTTGCTCTATCCAAGAGTAACAAATACTGCAAACTAGCACTAAAGCTCATGAATTAACACGTCATGTCTTATATGAAAGGTTAGAAaagataagttaagataagatgatcctttattagtcccacagcggggaaatttgcaggataacagtagcagagaggatagtgcaaacaagaagaataagtaaaaaaaaaaaatatatatatacaagtattataaataagtaatcacacagtaaagaataataaataacaaaaaaaactttagaaATCCAcaatgactaaaataaaaaaggttagGACTAGatgtcaaaacaacaaagattatGTGccggactgttttttttttttttttggcaaatatCTCTCTGGGAgacacattttcttatttaaagcCTCTGAAAACTTAAGTTTCAAGTCCTTAAGTATGACTTTTCATATTCATggctaaataaataagagaataaaagatgagATCAGAGGTTCCCAAACTTTTCAGACCATTTACCACTATTTACCAAACCCAATTTCCCAGATACAGATACCAACAATGTATAATTGAAAGATCCACCTCGCCTTAATAAAGCCTTTGCTGTTCCTTTGACCCTGTGACGGTAAACCCCAGATTGACGTAGCTAGACCAGGAAAGTCTTTACATTTTTCCTAGAAGTGGGGGCGTTTGGTTGCTCATCTGCTGACTCGCCAGCTTTGTCGCTGGCCTCTCGACTTCCTCTTTTACCTCATAGCCATTTCAAAATTCTACTCATTCTGCTTCATGGTAATTCTAAATATCAAAGTAATTAACAACTTATTTCATTGTAATGCGATGTGtatatgtaataataactaataaagaCTTGGGCCTGTTTGAGGGTATTGTTAGCAATTTTAGCAAGGCTCTTTGTTTTTGAGCGGGAATCATTGGAAGATGTTATGACTGTGGGGTtgtggtttgatcagatttcATTGATACTGAACAAAGGAGGCCTACAGCTTAGCTCTGACAAGGATTTAAgtagaagagagaaacagaccaGGTTGGTGAAGTAGTATCCATCCTCTCCGGTCATCAGCCTGCTGGGGTTACAGAAGCGGGTGATGTACTGGATGTTGGACTGAAGTCGTGGAGGGTTGGCTTTGAGCACGATGTAAATGAGCGCGGGCAGAAAGTCGTCAGCTGACGCCGGCTCGTTCTTGGTGATCCTGATGGCGCTGAAGATTTGTTTGCTGCAACGCGTGATGCACCCAAGTTTGTCCCGAGGAACCCTCTTCGAGTCCATCTCAATGACGTCTGCAAAAGACAGATAAAAGGTCAGGGGTCGGACAGACAGAAGAATCACCAGTCCCTTCAAACTAAAAACCTTTCAATTTAAGTGTTAAATGACAGAAAACTATTTTCATAATAAGTTAATTGTTTAAACAAATCTGCCAACAAATCACTGGAGTTTTTCAGCACACACTCTGACCTGTTATCGCTTTGACCACATTCTCAGAGACTTCAGGGATTTCTTCATccatagacacacacagcatctcGATGGTCACCCAGTGTAACGCCCTGAAATACAGAGAATCAATACAGTGAGACTAAAGCTTTATTTTTGTGCAAATGATACACATTTCTTTCCAGTAACTTCCTCCCTCTATGACAAACGAGGcaacagctgctgctgtgcaTTCACATGCGAATAACGCTGCTCATAATGGCTGTTGCATAATTAAACAGACTCAGATTTAACAGATTGCTGAAGATTAGAGTGCAGTGATAATTAGAAAACCAACACTTCCACTGAATGCAGCACTAAAACCAGCAAATGCTCCTCAAAACTAAACCTAttctgaatatgtgtgtgttgagccACTTCTAATAATAACTGTTTAATTCAGAAAccaaatgcattatttacaaTTGGTAAAAGTTTTGGCCCCAAAACACGAAGAATTATGTGATTCAAACTTCCATTCAGTCGATGTCCCCACAATGTTGCATCATTTGTGAGGACTGTAAAGAACTTggattttgaatttgtttttcagtCCAGAAAAGCGTAATTGATCATCTCGATCATTATCGAACCACAGCTGTGCCATTGAGCTCTACATATTGagtaaatctgttttctttgggCCATCTGCAGTCTCCTGCGTGGTTAGATTTAagaggtttaaactgtgatttgtcaGTCCATAGTATGTTCAGCTGATATTCTAATAGTGCTAACCCTAAACTAACTTCTATTTCTATTGTGAAGTTTGAAGAAGCAACACATTGCCTGCTAATTCTGGCTCGTTATAGGCTGCATTTGTATAACATGTTTATctaaatctgcacacattttgatgctaagcttcctgtttcttttaCTAATGAATGATTTCTTCTATTCTTATTCAACTGCTGTTCAGAGGGATCTTTATCTCTTTCTGCTCTTTAAGTTGTCAGTCTAGTTGAGCCTTTGTACAGCttatacatttacaaaacaaaccctTCATACAAAATAGCATTTATTTGTAAAGAGGACTTTCTAAAACTTAAAAGCATGAAAGAGCATTTAGAAATAAACAGTAGTCCTCTCAGACATCTgacttttatcatttttagaaCATCACTGCCCACCTTATCCTGCTCTGTGTGGCCAAGTCCTTCTTCTCATCATCAGTGGTTTCTGGACAGAACACGCTCTTGTACAGACGAGTCATTATGTACTTTTCCACTTGGTCCATCACCTGCTCCACAGACTCTGAAGAGGCTGGGGAACAAAGAGTGATCAGATCCTACTTacgctgccatctagtggtccCTGCACACATAGAACTTGTTACAGAGATCCCTGAACCAACCTTTATAGTGACCCATCAGACGGTCGGCCAAGTTCTGGTAGAAATCCTGAACGCACTCCGACAGCTCGTCAGCACCCAGGTCCtgaggagacaggaagtcaacaGCTCAATCAGCAAAACAGCGCTATAAAGACAATTATTACGCCACTAGATGTCAAATCATACCTTCTTGCCCGACATGGTCACAATGAAGGCCCGGCACTGCTTCTGGATCTCCCGGCCGGGCTTTTGGAGGTTTTTCAGGAAGTCCACAAAGTCCTTGGACACCTGGTCTGTCTCGAAGCTGGCACGGCGGCTGATTGACGGACTGGGTGTTTTGCCCTCTGGAGTGTCTGATGAGGAAGAAcaacagttgtgtgtgtgacaacaaGACTGCTGTCGTCTGCAGGAAATAGTTCCACTGCAAAAACACCACTAAAACCACTTATTAGcatacagattaaacaaataagatataAGCTGTTAATCAAAGATCTTTAGAGGTTCTGGTAGAGTGGGtgtattctttattttggaTAAGGCAAAGGGTAATTATTTCccccctgttttcagtctttatgcttaCATATTAAACTTACCTCCAAGTTCCAGCTACACACTTAAGCTGACCCAGACCCCTTCAAATATTTCAGGCTCGCTAAACGAGCATAGCATGAAGCTGTGAGTGAGGCAACAGGCAGGTAGGTGTAAATGTACCTTTCTTGGAAGCAGTGCGTGACGAGGGGCTGAAGAACTTCTTCACCGTGGTCACTTTCCGTGTCTTCTCGTTGGTCTTCTTCTCCTCAAACTTGGAGAAGGGTCCCAGGGAGGCGTGCCCCGGGTGTGGTTGCGGTGCGGCAGACTGGGCGTGGGACTGTGTCTGCGGTCCATGACTACTGGCATatgctgcctcctcctcccgctGCAGCCTGGAgcaaaaaaacaccagcaaTCAGTGGGGGATAACGGAGGAAAAATGTACTGCAATACACTAGAAGTGCAGTTTGAAACGTTTCAAACCAGGAAGTGAAGGTCTTACTTTTCTGCCAAGGCCCAGTCGTCCTGGATCTGTTTCTGCCGTACCCGCTGGTACTCCTCCCTCCAGCACTTGGAGCACAGGCCCTGCCAGGCCGCGTTGCCGTAGTAACCGCATCCTTTTTTGCACAGCAGGTCCGATTGGTCCACGTGTATCCCCCCGCGTCGTTCCGTCCGCTGACTCATGATGCTGGACGAC from Anoplopoma fimbria isolate UVic2021 breed Golden Eagle Sablefish chromosome 24, Afim_UVic_2022, whole genome shotgun sequence includes the following:
- the rabgef1 gene encoding rab5 GDP/GTP exchange factor; protein product: MSQRTERRGGIHVDQSDLLCKKGCGYYGNAAWQGLCSKCWREEYQRVRQKQIQDDWALAEKLQREEEAAYASSHGPQTQSHAQSAAPQPHPGHASLGPFSKFEEKKTNEKTRKVTTVKKFFSPSSRTASKKDTPEGKTPSPSISRRASFETDQVSKDFVDFLKNLQKPGREIQKQCRAFIVTMSGKKDLGADELSECVQDFYQNLADRLMGHYKASSESVEQVMDQVEKYIMTRLYKSVFCPETTDDEKKDLATQSRIRALHWVTIEMLCVSMDEEIPEVSENVVKAITDVIEMDSKRVPRDKLGCITRCSKQIFSAIRITKNEPASADDFLPALIYIVLKANPPRLQSNIQYITRFCNPSRLMTGEDGYYFTNLCCATAFIEKLDAQSLNLSPEEFERYMSGQASPRGNSSEGDWNRTEPPPAPINPVLAQLNNNLEALSGLSSRQETLMEAAQSLQADLLSWPESVQREVHGILEKYPLEVLSRTVSAIDDDNDADNENLPPPLTPQVFAG